A single window of Cryptococcus neoformans var. neoformans JEC21 chromosome 3 sequence DNA harbors:
- a CDS encoding protein-histidine kinase, putative, giving the protein MSLPDAYPPVIATEGSTAFQSHILSLLSVISQHPSPDYPFPSSGDSTLQDNASVTAKKNATLSTFPGKKTPAEDAIERAIIALGDRVWTSERTQAHLVKDVKRDVPAQPGSDLLTPDWTPPVPTLNDSSPDPVCPTCTRPVSSSETSSFTPQQIASFYHPFTAALSTPPPPLPEQMFFPQSVLAAYVSATSDSESAGDSGMSAEKELELLKAQVQDIARVCKAVATGDLTQKIIVPVKGQTMTELKNIINAMVDRLQTFAVEVERVSLEVGTEGKLGGQAVVPNVEGTWKVLTAVVNKLAANLTNQVRSIAKVTKAVAKGDLSETIDVEASGEIAELKTTVNGMVMSLRTLADEVSRVSLEVGSQGKLGGQANVPDVEGVWKDLTVNVNRMCESLTTQVRSIGSVTTAVARGDLSKMIEIEAEGEMAVLKNTVNSMVRQLTVFAKEVTRVALEVGTHGQLGGQAVVPGVEGVWDDLTTNVNKMARNLTDQVREIAMVTKAVARGDLSKTVNADVQGEILDLKCTVNEMVAQLTVFAAEVTRVSLEVGTEGKLGGQAVVPNVEGTWMVLTDNVNLMALNLTTQVRSVAEVTTAVAAGDLSKKINVAAFGEILELKNTVNNMVDSLRSFSSEVTRVAREVGTDGRLGGQAKVPGVAGTWKDLTDCVNIMAANLTEQVRTIAHATTAVARGDLTQKVVGVKVSGEILDLVNTINNMIDQLAIFAAEVTRVAREVGTEGKLGVQAEVENIEGTWQEITSNVNTMASNLTSQVRAFAQISAAATDGDFTRFITVEASGEMDSLKTKINQMVYNLRESIEKNTKARQEAEMANRSKSEFLANMSHEIRTPMNGIIGMTVLTLESELTRQQRENLMIVSSLAGSLLTIIDDILDISKIEAGRMTMEQIPFSLRVAVFSVLKTLCVKAAQNKLDLIFDVDPTMPDQLIGDPLRLRQVITNLIGNAVKFTTKGQVALSCRVKRYVTVADAVELEFCVADTGIGIKQDKLDVIFDTFAQADGSTTRKYGGTGLGLTISKRLVNLMSGDLWVESEYGQGSRFYFTTVAEMTSVPRDQIIERLSPWSGRSVLFIDTLGDQTGIVEMLQELGLKPIVIHSVNDVYLLQDQGLTVFDTMIVDSLKAAGELRGIEYLRYIPIVLLAPSNKPSGPSNPSFISLPESRRRLLALPSASEQLLSPIPVKDCLEMGINTYYTTPLSLQELSNAIVPALESHQIQPGDTVKDTILSVLLAEDNLVNQKLAVKLMEVAGHKIEVADNGEIALEKYKRRQLARTPFDVILMDVSMPVMGGMEATGLIREFEANEGVPRTPIIALTAHAMIGDKERCLAAGMDEYVTKPLRRGDLLASIAKVLAPKQSASGLEMPAVPIPANIYGR; this is encoded by the exons ATGTCCCTCCCCGATGCCTACCCTCCGGTCATAGCCACCGAAGGGAGCACGGCATTCCAATCGCATATTCTTTCCCTGCTGTCAGTGATATCCCAACACCCGTCTCCCGATTATCCATTCCCATCAAGTGGCGATTCTACGCTGCAAGACAACGCTTCTGTGACGGCAAAAAAGAATGCTACCCTTTCAACCTTTCCCGGCAAAAAGACCCCGGCTGAGGATGCGATTGAGCGAGCTATTATTGCCCTCGGTGATCGTGTTTGGACTTCCGAGAGGACGCAGGCGCATCTGGTAAAGGACGTCAAACGCGACGTTCCTGCCCAACCTGGTTCAGATCTGCTTACTCCTGATTGGACTCCTCCGGTCCCCACCCTCAACGACTCCTCTCCCGATCCTGTTTGTCCTACCTGCACTCGGCCCGTTTCCTCCAGCGaaacctcttctttcactcCCCAGCAGATCGCATCTTTCTATCATCCTTTTACGGCTGCCCTGTCAAcgccgccgcctcctcttcccgaACAAATGTTCTTCCCACAGAGCGTTCTTGCTGCTTATGTCTCTGCTACTTCTGACAGCGAATCGGCTGGCGATTCTGGCATGTCTGCCGAAAAGGAACTCGAACTTCTCAAAGCTCAAGTTCAGGACATCGCCCGTGTGTGTAAAGCTGTCGCCACTGGTGATCTTACTCAGAAGATTATTGTACCCGTTAAAGGCCAAACCATGACTGAACTCAAAAACATCATCAATGCAATGGTGGATCGTCTGCAAACTTTTGCCGTGGAAGTCGAGCGCGTGTCTTTGGAAGTCGGTACTGAAGGAAAACTTGGTGGACAGGCCGTCGTACCCAATGTCGAAGGCACATGGAAAGTCCTCACCGCCGTTGTGAATAAACTTGCCGCCAATTTGACTAACCAAGTGCGAAGCATCGCAAAAGTCACGAAAGCCGTAGCAAAGGGTGATTTATCGGAAACCATCGACGTAGAGGCGAGCGGTGAAATTGCAGAATTGAAGACTACAGTCAATGGAATGGTCATGTCTCTTAGAACGTTGGCAGACGAGGTCAGCAGAGTGTCTTTGGAAGTCGGTAGTCAAGGAAAACTGGGAGGCCAAGCCAATGTGCCGGATGTGGAGGGAGTATGGAAAGATCTAACTGTCAAT GTGAATCGAATGTGTGAAAGTTTAACGACGCAGGTGCGATCAATCGGCAGTGTTACCACAGCTGTTGCTAGA GGTGACTTAAGCAAGATGATTGAGATTGAAGCAGAGGGAGAAATGGCCGTCTTGAAGAAT ACTGTCAATTCAATGGTTCGGCAACTAACTGTATTCGCCAAAGAAGTAACTCGAGTTGCGTTAGAAGTCGGTACCCATGGCCAGCTGGGCGGTCAAGCCGTCGTTCCCGGTGTTGAAGGCGTATGGGACGATCTCACAACCAATGTCAACAAGATGGCCAGGAATCTGACAGATCAAGTGCGGGAGATTGCCATGGTC ACAAAAGCTGTCGCTCGGGGTGACTTATCCAAGACAGTCAATGCCGACGTACAGGGTGAAATTCTTGACCTGAAGTGTACTGTGAATGAAATG GTTGCCCAACTGACGGTATTCGCTGCCGAGGTTACTCGTGTATCTCTTGAAGTTGGAACGGAGGGGAAATTGGGTGGGCAAGCCGTTGTGCCCAACGTGGAAGGCACTTGGATGGTTCTTACGGATAACGTTAACCTAATG GCATTAAACTTGACTACTCAAGTGCGTTCCGTTGCTGAAGT TACAACGGCCGTCGCTGCTGGTGATCTTAGCAAGAAGATCAACGTCGCCGCGTTCGGCGAGATTCTCGAGCTTAAAAATACGGTCAATAACATGGTGGATTCACTACGTTCGTTCTCATCCGAAGTCACCCGTGTTGCGCGAGAAGTCGGAACCGATGGCCGACTAGGTGGTCAGGCCAAGGTTCCTGGAGTGGCCGGTACTTGGAAGGACTTGACAGATTGTGTTAACATCATGGCGGCCAATTTGACTGAACAGGTCCGAACCATCGCGCATGCCACT ACTGCAGTAGCTCGTGGTGATTTGACTCAAAAGGTTGTCGGCGTCAAAGTATCCGGAGAGATCCTCGATCTGGTGAACACAATCAATAATATGATTGACCAGTTAGCTATATTCGCGGCAGAAGTGACGCGTGTCGCTAGGGAAGTTGGTACAGAAGGAAAGTTAGGAGTGCAGGCCGAGGTTGAAAACATTGAAGGAACCTGGCAAGAGATCAC ATCCAACGTGAACACCATGGCCTCGAACCTGACATCCCAAGTTCGAGCTTTTGCTCAAATTTCCGCAGCTGCAACAGATGGTGACTTCACAAGATTCATCACTGTTGAGGCGTCTGGTGAAATGGATAGTCTAAAAACGAAGATCAATCAGATGGTCTACAATCTCAGAGAGTCCATTGAGAAGAACACCAAAGCGAGACAGGAAGCTGAAATGGCCAACAGAAGTAAATCCGAGTTCTTGGCCAATATGTCCCATGAGATTAGGACGCCGATGAACGGTATTATCGGCATGACGGTGTTGACTCTGGAAAGCGAATTGACTAGGCAACAACGAGAGAATTTGATGATTGTCTCTAGTTTGGCTGGATCCCTGTTAACCATCATCGATGATATCCTCGATATTTCTAAGA TTGAGGCGGGCCGCATGACCATGGAACAAATCCCATTCTCCCTACGTGTTGCCGTCTTCTCCGTCCTCAAAACTCTATGTGTCAAGGCAGCCCAGAATAAGCTGGATCTCATCTTTGACGTTGATCCCACGATGCCTGATCAACTTATTGGTGATCCacttcgtcttcgtcaaGTCATTACCAACCTCATCGGTAACGCCGTGAAGTTCACTACCAAAGGTCAAGTAGCTCTTTCTTGTCGAGTCAAGCGCTACGTGACCGTCGCcgacgctgttgagctTGAATTCTGTGTGGCGGACACGGGTATTGGTATCAAGCAGGATAAGCTTGATGTCATTTTTGACACCTTTGCGCAAGCGGATGGATCTACCACTCGCAAGTACGGTGGGACTGGCCTGGGAttgaccatctccaaacgACTAGTAAATCTGATGAGTGGCGACCTTTGGGTTGAGTCGGAATATGGGCAGGGAAGTAGATTCTATTTCACTACTGTTGCGGAAATGACTAGCGTACCGAGGGATCAAATAATAGAGCGGCTATCGCCTTGGTCGGGCAGAAGCGTCTTGTTTATTGACACACTTGGTGACCAGACGGGAATCGTGGAAATGCTCCAAGAACTTGGTTTAAAGCCTATTGTTATCCATTCTGTGAACGATGTGTATCTTTTGCAGGATCAAGGCTTGACGGTATTTGACACGATGATCGTTGATTCTCTCAAAGCT GCGGGAGAACTGAGAGGCATAGAATATCTTCGCTACATCCCCATTGTTCTTCTTGCACCATCGAACAAACCAAGTGGACCCTCTAATCCATCTTTTATCTCACTTCCCGAATCGCGCCGCcgtcttcttgcccttccttccgCCTCCGAACAACTTCTCTCACCTATACCCGTCAAGGATTGCTTAGAGATGGGTATCAACACGTACTATACCACCCCTCTCTCCTTACAAGAGTTATCCAACGCGATCGTCCCTGCGCTGGAATCCCATCAGATCCAACCAGGAGACACTGTTAAGGACACTATCCTCAGCGTGTTGCTTGCGGAAGACAACCTAGTGAACCAGAAGCTGGCTGTTAAGTTGATGGAGGTCGCCGGTCATAAGATCGAAGTTGCCGACAATGGTGAAATTGCATTAGAGAAATACAAGAGGCGACAGCTGGCTAGAACACCATTTGACGTCATTCTG ATGGATGTTTCGATGCCTGTGATGGGAGGCATGGAAGCCACGGGTCTGATTCGCGAGTTTGAAGCGAATGAGGGCGTACCTCGCACGCCTATTATTGCTCTTACAGCACACGCGATGATCGGTGACAAGGAGAGATGTCTTGCGGCTGGCATGGATGAATACGTCACGAAGCCTCTGAGAAGAGGCGATTTATTGGCATCAATAGCCAAAGTACTAGCTCCCAAGCAGTCTGCCAGCGGCTTGGAAATGCCAGCCGTACCTATTCCAGCAAATATCTATGGTAGATAA
- a CDS encoding expressed protein, whose product MAHYQQAPYSDSAGYGNSYGGPTPNYGGYSDNPRGAAGGDYGNNSYLMSSANPNAAAGSGGYAGSAGGFQPKKKRNKWLWIGLPVLLICIILAAVLGGVLGSRASSDNNDSSTSSDDSSSATTGASNANTALPSGVSSANTAATNTGANGEQYLAVATDTYMLPVYATGTATSGYSAPTVISDPASTDSWPDDPSPPSNSTEGMRAHPRLAPGYKWDALTHGGLIQNNPYLKYWNATIVQNASDTIGDDPTPYIPDGGLDGSGVLDVAREIKLKVKNWAYAYKVTNETKYADRVWLELTTAAGNNSDVSFGADGTRWNPAHFLDLAEFCAAFAIGYDWLYDFWTDDQRDALMWSMLNLGLSFGHAVLSGNTSASSYNWWAGTGVGSSEVNGNWNCVCNGGLIQAAVAIVDRDPTGIAQQVIDLAVPDAWNNCFQGAYSDGTWAETANYWYFGTTGAAELVNALQSSYGDDRGLPESNPGWNLTSLFHIYVQGMTSLFNYGDHGPNKYSSTANSLLLWANTFNEPRYALYQRDHYDASEPWSMFWYNPALSGTWWDGLPLDRYFDDENGRWATARSNWATNEGSYWAMKASKLTDHQTHGDLDIGDFVFDAMGQRWAGELGSGQYLADGYFSSEEQNSERWLYYRKRTEGQNTLLINDQNQNVNATPTGNWGSSGTAQGAAPSFQLESDDTAYFWTDMSTAYNYTVKRGIRYLNARQQVLIQDDVTDVPNLQWRMHTNATITTNNATATLTLSEQTLIASIVQGPSGASFSTAEPTRSSSDPALPTGTMDADQPNDGVTVLVVDVPNGGTFSLQVLLTPQWGSNFTAIDSVNNVALDDWSLTSH is encoded by the exons ATGGCGCATTATCAACAGGCGCCTTACAGCGACAGCGCCGGCTATGGTAATTCGTACGGCGGTCCAACACCAAATTACGGAGGGTACAGTGACAATCCTCGTGGCGCTGCCGGTGGCGATTATGGCAACAACT CTTATCTCATGTCATCAGCCAATCCCAATGCGGCTGCTGGGTCAGGGGGCTATGCCGGTAGTGCCGGGGGCTTTCAACCCAAGAAAAAGCGCAATAAGTGGCTGTGGATAGGTTTGCCTGTGCTCCTCATCTGTATAATCCTCGCGGCCGTGTTAGGTGGCGTTCTCGGCTCCCGAGCGTCCAGTGACAACAATGACAGCTCCACTTCCTCTGATGATTCATCTTCCGCAACTACCGGCGCGTCTAACGCAAATACTGCTCTGCCCAGCGGTGTGTCCAGCGCCAACACCGCTGCTACCAATACTGGTGCGAATGGCGAGCAGTATCTGGCTGTTGCTACAGACACATACATGTTACCTGTATATGCTACAGGA ACTGCTACCTCCGGGTATTCTGCCCCAACAGTAATCTCAGACCCCGCTTCTACCGACTCTTGGCCGGACGACCCAAGTCCGCCTTCCAATTCCACAGAAGGCATGCGAGCACATCCCCGTCTGGCGCCTGGTTACAAGTGGGATGCGCTTACCCATGGAGGTCTTATCCAGAATAATCCCTACCTCAAATATTGGAACGCCACCATTGTGCAGAATGCTAGTGACACAATTGGTGATGATCCTACGCCGTATATCCCTGATGGCGGCCTTGATGGATCCGGTGTACTGGATGTTGCCCGAGAAATTAAGTTGAAGGTTAAGAACTGGGCCTATGCGTACAAGGTCACCAATGAGACGAAATACGCCGATCGAGTTTGGCTTGAGTTGACT ACCGCTGCGGGTAACAACTCTGATGTATCTTTCGGTGCTGACGGCACTCGTTGGAATCCTGCTCATTTCCTCGATCTCGCTGAATTCTGTGCGGCTTTCGCCATTGGTTACGACTGGCTTTACGACTTCTGGACGGACGACCAACGAGATGCTCTTATGTGGTCTATGCTCAACCTTGGTCTTTCCTTTGGCCACGCTGTTCTTTCAGGCAACACGTCTGCATCATCTTACAACTGGTGGGCCGGTACTGGCGTTGGCAGTTCTGAAGTCAACGGTAATTGGAATTGTGTTTGCAATGGTGGATTAATCCAGGCGGCAGTTGCCATTGTCGACCGCGACCCCACTGGCATTGCGCAACAAGTCATTGACCTCGCCGTGCCGGACGCCTGGAATAACTGCTTCCAGGGTGCCTATAGTGATGGTACATGGGCTGAGACTGCCAATTACTGGTACTTTGGTACCACTGGGGCTGCTGAGCTGGTCAATGCGCTTCAAAGCTCCTATGGTGATGATCGTGGTCTCCCTGAGTCCAATCCCGGTTGGAACCTTACCTCCCTTTTCCACATCTACGTCCAAGGTATGACTTCACTTTTCAACTATGGTGATCACGGACCCAACAAGTACTCGTCAACCGCCAACTCCCTCCTTTTGTGGGCGAATACTTTTAACGAACCCCGTTACGCGTTGTACCAGCGAGACCATTACGATGCTTCTGAACCTTGGAGTATGTTCTGGTACAACCCTGCCCTAAGTGGAACCTGGTGGGATGGCCTTCCCCTTGATCGTTACTTTGACGACGAAAATGGTCGGTGGGCTACCGCACGATCCAACTGGGCGACAAATGAAGGTTCGTACTGGGCCATGAAGGCAAGTAAACTCACTGATCATCAGACCCATGGCGATCTTGACATTGGAGACTTTGTCTTTGATGCTATGGGTCAACGATGGGCCGGTGAGCTTGGTTCTGGACAATATCTCGCCGATGGCTACTTTAGTAGTGAGGAGCAGAACTCTGAGAGGTGGCTGTACTATCGAAAGAGGACCGAGGGCCAGAATaccctcctcatcaacgATCAGAACCAGAATGTCAATGCCACACCCACGGGTAATTGGGGCTCCTCAGGTACAGCGCAAGGTGCCGCTCCGTCATTCCAACTTGAGTCTGACGACACTGCGTACTTCTGGACTGACATGTCTACTGCTTACAATTA CACTGTCAAACGGGGTATTCGTTACCTCAATGCTCGTCAACAAGTCCTTATTCAAGACGACGTTACCGATGTTCCTAACCTTCAATGGCGAATGCACACAAAcgccaccatcaccaccaacaatgCTACCGCCACTCTCACTCTCTCTGAGCAAACCCTTATTGCATCTATTGTGCAAGGTCCTTCCGGTGCATCATTCAGCACCGCTGAACCTACCAGATCGAGCAGTGACCCGGCTCTTCCTACTGGTACAATGGATGCCGACCAGCCCAACGATGGTGTGACAGTGTTGGTAGTCGACGTGCCCAATGGAGGAACCTTCAGTCTGCAGGTGCTTTTGACGCCGCAGTGGGGGAGCAATTTCACTGCGATAGACAGCGTGAACAATGTCGCTCTTGACGACTGGAGTTTAACTAGTCATTAA
- a CDS encoding elongation factor 1-beta (ef-1-beta), putative: MASTIDLKQLEQHLATRSYIDGFKPTTADVEIYKSLGSAPEATFPHCHRWYIHIASFADEFDSLPAGANPLSSTSAGAAAAAGEEEDDEVDLFGSDDEEADEEAERIKAERIAKYNEAKEAKKQEKLAAGKTLEVAKSVVTLQVKPWDDETDMQALEDGVRAIEKDGLVWGASKLVPVGYGIKMLQINLVIEDAKISLDELQEEIAELEDYVQSSDVAAMQKL; this comes from the exons ATGGCCTCCACCATCGACCTCAAGCAACTCGAGCAGCACCTTGCTACCCGATCCTACATCGACGG TTTCAAGCCCACCACCGCCGACGTTGAGATTTACAAGTCTCTCGGCTCTG CCCCTGAGGCCACCTTCCCTCACTGTCACAGGTGGTACATCCACATTGCCTCTTTTGCCGACGAGTTTGACTCTCTTCCCGCCGGTGCCAACCCCCTCTCTTCTACCTCTGCCGgtgccgctgctgctgccggtgaggaggaggatgatgaggttgaCCTTTTCGGCtctgacgatgaggaagcCGATGAGGAGGCTGAGAGGATCAAGGCCGAGCGTATTGCTAAGTACAACGAGGCTAAGGAGgccaagaagcaagagaagcTTGCTGCCGGCAAGACCCTGGAGGTCGCCAAGTCTGTTGTCACTCTCCAGGTCAAGCCTTGGGATGACGAGACTGACATGCAGGCTCTTGAGGATGGCGTGAGGGCTATTGAGAAGGACGGTCTTGTCTGGGGTGCTAGCAAGCTTGTCCCTGTTGGCTACG GTATCAAGATGCTCCAGATCAACCTTGTTATCGAGGACGCCAAGATCTCCCTCGACGAGCTCCAAGAGGAGATTGCCGAGCTCGAGGACTACGTCCAGTCTTCCGATGTCGCCGCCATGCAGAAGCTCTAA
- a CDS encoding alpha-1,6-mannosyltransferase, putative — protein MAQAPPMSPSLSPTRTRCLNIVLCLLPFLVTFAHVFLSPYTKVEESFTLHAVHDVLAYGFNPHNLQLWDHVTFPGAVPRSFIPPALLGILAYPFSVVSVASGAIKTKFGVQILIRLVLASFFSYSFNKLACSLQKAFNVSVRVWFTLLSLSSFHIPYYAGRTLPNFMALPGVLWSISHIMTAQIATSEADRIASLRKAVIALTALATIVRLELALFVIPLALSLLINRQVGFGQVLKWGILGGVGSLSISSAVDYHLWLPTLSHPSFPFKSHFQLFWPELSGLIYNAVEGHSAEWGVMPWHYYLSGSLPKLLAGNSLLVGIATGGWLLDKMGLDMMAKKAGGWDRLTGVRGVNKVMKVWALSVVTVIGALSFLGHKEWRFILPVLPILHIISALSASSLWSLRPSKLRNLMRLFVLVALGLNSLATIATTFLSVGNYPGGEVWKVMEDIPGLQRQNASIYFPSYPLQTGATLFTFVHAHSVNGTGRGLGPWSAFPETKEPRWIYNKSEDKMMENPIRVWESGIDFVVTGDYDQFLALPDKWVEVASVEGLDSVGRAPGTYRVQAKWDRKLAVLQRRENIQR, from the exons ATGGCTCAAGCACCGCCAATGTCCCCCTCGCTCTCCCCAACTCGCACCCGTTGCTTAAACATTGTTCTCTgcctccttccctttttggTGACCTTCGCCCACGTCTTCCTGTCCCCATATACCAAAGTAGAGGAGAGTTTTACTTTGCATGCTGTGCACGATGTTCTGGCCTACGGATTTAATCCACACAACTTGCAGCTT TGGGATCATGTCACCTTCCCAGGCGCTGTCCCTCGCTCCTTTATTCCCCCGGCGCTCTTGGGCATTCTAGCCTACCCATTTTCTGTAGTCTCAGTGGCCTCTGGTGCCATCAAGACCAAGTTTGGTGTGCAGATCCTCA TCCGACTTGTCCTagcttcctttttctcctaTTCTTTTAACAAGCTCGCATGCAGTCTTCAAAAGGCATTCAATGTCTCCGTAAGGGTGTGGTTCACATTGCTCAGCTTGAGCTCATTCCATATCCCTTATTATGCGGGAAGAACGTTGCCTAATTTCATGGCCCTACCAGGAG TATTATGGAGTATCTCACATATCATGACGGCTCAAATCGCGACTTCCGAAGCGGACAGAATTGCCAGCCTCCGCAAGGCTGTCATTGCACTCACTGCGTTAGCTACGATCGTCCGCCTCGAACTCGCTCTTTTTGTTATTCCGCTTGCTCTGAGCTTATTGATAAACAGGCAAGTTGGCTTTGGTCAAGTGTTAAAATGGGGTATCCTCGGAGGGGTTGGTTCTTTGT CAATTTCCTCTGCTGTAGACTATCATCTGTGGCTTCCTACtctttcccatccctcttttcctttcaaaTCACACTTCCAACTTTTCTGGCCAGAGCTTTCCGGACTCATTTATAATGCTGTAGAAGGGCATTCTGCAGAATGGGGTGTCATGCCATGGCATTATTACCTCTCTGGCTCTTTGCCCAAATTGCTCGCAGGCAATTCTTTGCTTGTAGGTATCGCTACGGGTGGTTGGCTATTAGACAAGATGGGTCTTGATATGATGGCCAAGAAAGCAGGAGGTTGGGACAGGCTGACGGGTGTTAGAGGGGTGAATAAAGTGATGAAGGTTTGGGCTTTGAGTGTGGTAACTGTTATTGGGGCGCTGAGCTTTCTAGGTCACAAG GAATGGCGCTTTATCCTTCCCGTACTCCCAATCCTTCATATTATCTCTGCTTTATCTGCTTCATCGCTGTGGTCACTTCGGCCGTCCAAGCTGCGCAATCTCATGCGCCTCTTTGTCTTAGTTGCTCTAGGACTGAACTCCCTCGCAACAATTGCAACGACCTTTTTGAGTGTGGGAAATTACCCTGGGGGTGAGGTGTGGAAGGTTATGGAGGATATACCTGGATTACAAAGGCAGAATGCTTCGATATATTTCCCATCCTATCCGCTTCAAACTGGTGCCACCTTGTTTACTTTTGTTCATGCCCACTCCGTCAATGGCACCGGCCGAGGCTTGGGACCCTGGTCAGCTTTCCCAGAGACCAAAGAGCCAAGATGGATATATAACAAGAGTGAAGacaagatgatggagaacCCTATCAGAGTCTGGGAAAGTGGGATAGACTTCGTAGTTACCGGCGACTATGATCAATTCCTGGCTCTACCTGACAAATGGGTTGAGGTCGCATCAGTGGAGGGTTTGGATAGTGTAGGGCGAGCGCCTGGTACATATCGGGTGCAGGCAAAGTGGGATCGCAAGTTAGCTGTGCTtcagagaagagaaaacattcagagatga